Genomic DNA from Fusarium keratoplasticum isolate Fu6.1 chromosome 2, whole genome shotgun sequence:
TCGTACCAGGAAATCGTAGTTGCGATTATTCGACATGATGAAAGGCGAGGCCGATGGCAGCGGAAGAGCAGAGCAGCAGGCTATGCGATCGAGAAGGACGGGCGACGACGGCGGACGGAGGAGGTCGGGAGGGCGGAGAGGGAGTTGAGGGAATCGGGGGCGCTCGTCGAGTCGAGGGTTTGAAGGTTGAAGATGGATCCAGGCAGAGCGAGTTTGGCGGCGGGACAAGGTTACCTAAACTCCAGCCTTTGGTAGGCGGCGGCTGCCTTCCAGGCTGGTGCAGCGCCGGCAGGTGACAACCTACTTGCCTGGCATAGGCAGGCAGGGCACCTGCGCAGCGGGCTAGTGCGTCTCTACAGGGGCCGAGGTGCCGTCACAGCGCCCTCCGCCTGGGGTCCATTGTCTCAGTGGGGAGAGGCCCAATTGCCAGGTGGCTAGAGCAGGCATGGTCAATCAACGACAGACATGGATGTCTTTCGAATATGGGAGCCTGACAAGAACAGGCTTCGACTTTAATCAGTGTCGACAGACCGACAGACAGACGGATGAAGGGACGGACAGATAGACGGACATGGTGTCCGTCCGTCCGTCAACTGTCAGGCATGGGTAGGGTGGTCGACGATCGGTTGATTAACCAACTTGGATCTGTGAAATATGACGAAATATCCGTCCATCTTCGACTCGAGCATCATACCACTGTTACACATGTCCtctatctaattagataccTATCCTCAAACATTTCAAACCTACTCCCTACCAGTCAACCAGATACCTCAAATCCAGCCCATCCCTCCACAGAACCGCGCTGTATCAAGCTGATGGATGCATACCACAGCACCACCCCTGAAGCACTCTGAACGTTGTGGCGTCCCTCCCTTTGCAAGACCGTTGCACAAACCCGGATCGTCCCTATAATTTCCCCAAGCAAGGGGACATTTTTGTcagattttttttttttctcattCTCTTCAACCCCTTGCTCCTCGACGTCATCGTGGTTGTCACCAGACACCTTCACCCATCACCTCTCAGCCACACTTTGTCGTCGTCCTTTTCGCCACACATTGCATTCGTCCCTTTCATTCCCTAGAACAAGTTGTGACAGAGTTGATGTCCATCCTCATTAGCTGCCTGATTTTCACAAGTTTCACCTCTTCCTATCTgtctcatcatccttgatTATTCATGCTCAACTAGCCGTCGCCAACTCATATAAGGCGGAACCTCGTCTCTTCAGGTTGATGAGTATGAGTCAAGAAAAGACGAGACAGGAGTCTAAAGATTAGCGTATTCCCCTAAGGATAGCTAaaggtataataaaaaaaaagtagGAGAATAGACAATAGAGATCTAACTTCTGATTAGGATATGTCTTTAGTATTTTTACATAAATAATCACCATAAAGTCGAGGTCTTTGAGAGGACGGAAGTTAGGGCCATACTTTGCACCTTTAAGGTCTCATTGATCTCTTCATTTGCATAGGACATACACACATTGAGTGGACCATAAGTCAGGTGAGCAGTAAGTCTCTGGTTCATTGCTCGCATATTCTCATAAGCTTTTTGTTGTTATTGTACATGACTGATCCAGCCAATCTTCCTCAGGTCAAGATCTCGTCATCTCAAAGGAACCATTTAACCCCCAAATGTACATGATGAATTGAATCAAATTTTCCAACACACAGAAGTTTAAACACCACgttcttctccaagatgcccGCTACGGCATCTTTACTCTCCACAGATGCCAAAGGCGTTCTGGCAGCCGCAATCGCAGTGTCGGCTCTTGCGGCCACAGCGGCCCTTCTTTGAGCAGCAGTTGCCGAATGAGCTGCCCTCACAGGTCTGGCCCGTCTCGCCTCCGCAGCGACCGTCCTTGGAGACCTTGAGGCCGGAGCTTCCCTCCTTCACAGGAACGCTCGAggtctccttgggcttgctgACGGAGGTGCTAGTAGGCGCAGTGATATACCCGGTAGGAGTCTCCTTGTAGGCTGGGAAAGCATCCTCGTTGTACTCGACGGTCTcaggctcagccttggggGCGCTGACCTTGGGAGCGCTGGCCGTGGTCTTGGCGGGAGCCGCAGCCTTGGTTGTGGAGGGCTTCTCGACGACGCTGCTTGTAGTGCCCTTGCTGTCCTTGTTCACCTCGGTGCCGTCGTAGGGCGCGGGGATAGGGCCAGGCTTGGCAAACACCTCCTTTCCGGTGAACTTGGGAGGGCCCTCAAAGTTCTTGTTCTCGCACTGGTTGTTCATCTCCTTGCAGTAGTCGCTCCAGACCTCACAGTTGGCGCCGCCAGAAGGGGCGGCAGTCTTCCAGCAAACATCGCCCTGGCTCCAGCactccttggcagcggccCAGCACTCCTCTTGGCCAGAGTACTTGGCCATGGGCTTGGCGCACCAGTTGCCATTCTTGACAAGGCAGTCATCAGGGATGACACCGTACTTCTGGGTCTGCTTGGTGCCAGTCTCCTCAGAGGTGGGAACCCAGACATCGGGGCCGGGGATGGGGTACTCGCCGAGAGGCTTCTCGTAGATGTTGAAGGTAAGGCCGGGGGTGTCCTTGTTGACATAACCGGGGATGCTGACTTCGTACTTCTCAGGGACCTGAAGAGGAACGCTGGGGCCGTTTTCAATGAAGATCTGGGCACAGCCCTGGTAGAACTGGGGATCACCAGCGGGAGCATTGTGCAGGGCGAGGACCTCAGGGCGGACCAGGTAGTAGCCCGAGGGCAGGCCAGTGGGGAGGTCGACCGAAAGAAGGCCATTGTTGGCTCGGAGGCGGTCGGTACACCAGGTGCCCTCCTTGACATCGAAGCCATCctcccagatcttgaaccATCCTGCACCGGCAGCAGAGTCGGTGAGGATGTTGTCAACCTTCTTGACGTAGACGGAACATGGGCCCTTGTGGccctcggcgatggctccGGGTCGCTGGTAGGCGGGAGCCTCACGGAAGTGAAAGGTGAGCTGGGCACCGCCAGGGGCAGGGCAGATGAACTTGGCAGGCTTgtcaccatctcggcctGTGAGTTTGTCAGTCACGGGTTCCATGGAGTTTCCATTGGCACGAGTCCAATTGGGGCATGATGGTTCAACATACCGCAAGCCATGACATCTCCAGTAATGGGATAGATGGGACCATTGGCGGTAGCAGCATCCTCGGGCTGACGAACACAAGTTCCGTCGCCCTGATTCTTGCCATCGACGTAGAAGGTAGTGAAGAGTGTATGGGCGTTCGCAACAGAGGCGAGGCCCAGAACGGTAGAAAGGAACTTCATTGTGAAGGATTCAAAGGATGATGGGATTCAAGAAAAAAACGAAAGAGGTAATGGGCAGAAAGTCCAGTTTCTGCAAAGCCGCTTGGGCAGAAAGTCGTAGTTGTTGTTTTGCTAAAGGGAGCGTGTATGCCTTGGAAAGCGGCAAGAAAAGGAGCGACTGTGAAATCggaaagaagatgaagaataggaagggaagggaaaagAAACAACTTCTCAACACCAGATTGAGGAAGAATTGGTGAGTGacgagagaaggagaagccaTCACAAAAGTCGGGGGACATGCTGAGTTGATATACCCTCATTTCGCGGGCTcaccaacatggccaagaccaGTAGGCCCCAACAAGCTCAGCTCAGTTCAGCTCAGACCATGGACAGGACAGGGTAGGCAAGCCCACAGATCAGATTTCCACAGACCTCAAGCAACAACCTACATCCCTGGGTCCTGGGCCTGGATATCGGTGACCGGCGACGAGTTACACGCGCAGGGCCGCCTCTATCGTCGGTCCAAACGCCGCCACCACCTAAAACAGTGGCTTCGCCCCTAgactcatcctcctctcatTCCCCCAGCAGCACCACACACGGGAAGAGCCCAAGATCCTAGGCATTTGCCGACCGGCTCCTGCAAGCCGCAATCAAACGGAACAGCCGCCGAGGCGGGCTGAGGGAACCTGGGGCTGGCCTGCAAGGGGAGGGGCCATCTACTGGTCGTCGATGTGGCGTATCATCTTAGGAAggagggcgaagaggagaCAAGCGCTGAGTGCCAAGATGCTCAAGATGAAACGAATGTCGACGAGTTGCAAGGTACCCGTGTGTGCGTGCGCGAGCGCGTGCGTCTTGGGTGCGTGTAATTTCTAGGTACCTGCGTCAAGCAAGCGCTGAGTGGGCGTTGTTCCGCTGCGGGCTGCCTATAGTCTTGCAGAAGGGAAGGCACGCACTCCGGAGCATTAATCAGGAGAGCGTGTGAGAAGAACATGCCTGACTCGGGCAATACATAGTATCTCCTGTGCTGCAACCTCAATGCCATGACTTAAGACCTTTCTCGCTAATGGTTGTTGGTTCCAACATGAAATAAACAACGATCCAACACAACTCTCCGATACAACCAGAAACAAACGCAGACGAAACACCGACAAGGGTCATCCATGATCCACTGCACAGAACCTCAAACCCCATCAGCATCCCGCCCGACGCTCCCGGCTAATACCTGCAGGGCCCTCCCTCCACCAAGCGCGTCGGCGGCGTTCAGTGGTGCGACTCTAAACATCCAGCTTGCTCAGTCCTTAACTCAACCTGAGCGGTCCTTTCAATCAATCCTATTCATCCTTTGCTCATTCTCAGGGATCATCTGTTCAGCCGTACATGGCTCTGTATACCTCTGTGCACCTTCGTATCTGCATCACTCTTGTCCTAGAAGCCAACAAAGAGCCTAGACATTCATCCTAACTGCTCAACTCATACTTACCGTAATGCCGTAGCACTCACATTCGGATAATCAGTTTCAAACCCAGTACCTTATTTCCAGAGGGTTCAATCATAGCCTGCTCCATACCAAG
This window encodes:
- a CDS encoding Chitin-binding type-1 domain-containing protein: MKFLSTVLGLASVANAHTLFTTFYVDGKNQGDGTCVRQPEDAATANGPIYPITGDVMACGRDGDKPAKFICPAPGGAQLTFHFREAPAYQRPGAIAEGHKGPCSVYVKKVDNILTDSAAGAGWFKIWEDGFDVKEGTWCTDRLRANNGLLSVDLPTGLPSGYYLVRPEVLALHNAPAGDPQFYQGCAQIFIENGPSVPLQVPEKYEVSIPGYVNKDTPGLTFNIYEKPLGEYPIPGPDVWVPTSEETGTKQTQKYGVIPDDCLVKNGNWCAKPMAKYSGQEECWAAAKECWSQGDVCWKTAAPSGGANCEVWSDYCKEMNNQCENKNFEGPPKFTGKEVFAKPGPIPAPYDGTEVNKDSKGTTSSVVEKPSTTKAAAPAKTTASAPKVSAPKAEPETVEYNEDAFPAYKETPTGYITAPTSTSVSKPKETSSVPVKEGSSGLKVSKDGRCGGETGQTCEGSSFGNCCSKKGRCGRKSRHCDCGCQNAFGICGE